A single region of the Streptomyces sp. NBC_00236 genome encodes:
- a CDS encoding NYN domain-containing protein has protein sequence MERVDRCVVLVDAGYLLGAAASLLAGEPARSRITVDHAALIQGLRERAEADTEQPLLRIYWFDGAPDRVPQPEHRRLRVMSRVTVRLGALTRSDGRWAQKGVDAAMHAELTELARNRACSDVVLVTGDGDLLPGLMSAKEHGVAVHLWAVQAADGDYNQSEDLVAEADERRVLDRAWITRAVQAKETGGPCAPPPAPRNSEIAAILSAPLPEAALAASAERASQAQAEAAARNGTAAPPDESTGHTAHGHGGRGVPTPKDLAGTLRGPADRAERQHPAPPPANATLRWSSDRGWVERGGPLGEPPETASLPTLAQLTSAEQRWADREEDITTVGGDPFEVGQVFARRWMERLPETVHLQKLSTMYPRIPHRIDGELLRYAARFGLLAHKDDQIDEHDRYAIRAGFWREIDVRAAAEHPPAGEKHPTAASAAGKPGNAASSGD, from the coding sequence GTGGAACGCGTGGACCGTTGCGTCGTCCTGGTGGACGCCGGCTACTTGCTGGGCGCAGCCGCGAGTCTGCTGGCCGGTGAGCCCGCCCGGTCCCGCATCACCGTCGACCACGCGGCTCTGATCCAGGGCCTGCGGGAGCGGGCCGAGGCCGATACGGAACAGCCGCTGCTGCGGATCTACTGGTTCGACGGCGCCCCGGACCGCGTACCGCAGCCCGAACACCGCAGACTGCGCGTCATGTCACGGGTGACGGTACGGCTGGGCGCCCTGACGCGCAGTGACGGGCGGTGGGCGCAGAAGGGCGTCGACGCGGCGATGCACGCCGAGCTCACCGAACTCGCCAGGAACCGGGCCTGCTCGGACGTCGTACTGGTGACCGGTGACGGGGATCTGCTGCCCGGCCTGATGTCCGCCAAGGAGCACGGCGTCGCCGTCCACCTCTGGGCCGTCCAGGCCGCCGACGGCGACTACAACCAGTCGGAGGACCTGGTCGCCGAGGCCGACGAGCGGCGCGTGCTGGACCGTGCCTGGATCACCCGGGCCGTACAGGCCAAGGAGACCGGTGGTCCATGCGCCCCGCCGCCCGCCCCGCGCAATTCCGAGATCGCCGCGATCCTCTCCGCGCCCCTGCCCGAGGCTGCCCTCGCGGCCTCCGCCGAGCGGGCCTCCCAGGCCCAGGCCGAAGCCGCCGCCCGCAACGGAACGGCCGCGCCGCCCGACGAGAGCACCGGCCACACCGCGCACGGCCATGGTGGCCGGGGCGTCCCCACCCCGAAAGACCTCGCCGGCACCCTGCGCGGCCCCGCCGACCGGGCCGAGCGCCAACACCCCGCCCCGCCGCCCGCCAACGCGACCCTGCGCTGGTCCTCCGACCGGGGCTGGGTGGAGCGCGGCGGCCCCCTCGGCGAACCGCCCGAGACCGCCTCGCTGCCCACGCTCGCCCAGCTCACCAGCGCCGAGCAGCGCTGGGCGGACCGGGAGGAGGACATCACCACGGTCGGCGGCGACCCCTTCGAAGTGGGCCAGGTCTTCGCCCGGCGCTGGATGGAGCGGCTGCCGGAGACCGTCCACCTGCAGAAGCTGTCCACGATGTACCCCCGCATCCCGCACCGCATCGACGGCGAACTGCTGCGGTACGCCGCCCGCTTCGGGCTGCTCGCCCACAAGGACGACCAGATCGACGAGCACGACCGGTACGCGATCCGGGCGGGGTTCTGGCGCGAGATCGACGTGCGGGCCGCGGCGGAGCACCCCCCGGCGGGCGAGAAGCACCCCACGGCAGCCTCCGCTGCCGGGAAACCCGGGAACGCGGCGTCGTCCGGGGACTGA
- the dnaE gene encoding DNA polymerase III subunit alpha produces MTKPPFTHLHVHTQYSLLDGAARLKDMFEACNDMGMSHIAMTDHGNLHGAYDFFHSAKKANVTPIIGIEAYVAPESRKHKRKIQWGQPHQKRDDVSGSGGYTHKTIWASNAKGLHNLFKLSSDAYAEGWLQKWPRMDKETISQWSEGLIASTGCPSGEVQTRLRLGQFDEAVQAASDYKDIFGEGKYFLELMDHGIEIERRVRDGLLEIGKKLNIPPLVTNDSHYTYASEATAHDALLCIQTGKNLSDPDRFRFDGTGYYLKTTDEMYAVDSSDAWQEGCANTLLVAQQIDTTGMFEKRDLMPKFDIPDGFTEITWFQEEVRVGMNRRFPGGVPEDRQKQVEYEMDIIIQMGFPGYFLVVADFIMWAKNNGIAVGPGRGSAAGSIVSYAMGITDLDPIEHGLIFERFLNPERVSMPDVDIDFDERRRVEVIRYVTEKYGADKVAMIGTYGKIKAKNAIKDSARVLGYPYAMGDRLTKAMPADVLGKGIDLNGITDPKHPRYSEAGEIRGMYENEPDVRKVIDTAKGVEGLVRQMGVHAAGVIMSSEPIVDHAPIWVRHTDGVTITQWDYPQCESLGLLKMDFLGLRNLTIMDDAIKMVKANKGIDLEMLALPLDDPKTYELLCRGDTLGVFQFDGGPMRSLLRQMQPDNFEDISAVSALYRPGPMGMNSHTNYAERKNGRQEITPIHPELEEPLKEVLGLTYGLIVYQEQVQKAAQIVAGYSLGEADILRRVMGKKKADELAKNFVLFEAGAKKNGFSDAAIKALWDVLVPFAGYAFNKAHSSAYGLVTYWTGYLKANYPAEYMAALLTSVKDDKDKSAVYLNECRRMGIKVLPPNVNESESNFAAQGDDVILFGLTAIRNVGQNVVDSIIRCRKAKGKYSSFPDFLDKVEAVVCNKRTVESLIKAGAFDEMGHTRKGLVAHHEPMIDNVVQVKRKEAEGQFDLFGGGEEDSDEPGFGLDVEFSDIEWEKSYLLAQEREMLGLYVSDHPLFGIEHVLSDKSDAAISQLTGGEHSDGAIVTIGGIISGLQRKMTKQGNAWAIATVEDLAGSIECMFFPATYQLVSTQLVEDTVVFVKGRLDKREDVPRLVAMEMQVPDISNAGTNAPVVLTIPTVKITPPMVSRLGEVLSSHRGDTEVRIRLQGPRKTTVLRLDRHRVKADPALFGDLKVLLGPSCLAG; encoded by the coding sequence GTGACCAAGCCGCCTTTCACGCACCTTCACGTCCACACCCAGTACTCGCTGCTGGACGGTGCCGCGCGGCTCAAGGACATGTTCGAGGCCTGCAACGACATGGGCATGTCCCATATCGCGATGACGGACCACGGCAACCTGCACGGGGCGTACGACTTCTTCCACTCGGCGAAGAAGGCGAACGTGACACCGATCATCGGCATCGAGGCGTACGTCGCCCCGGAGTCGCGCAAGCACAAGCGGAAGATCCAGTGGGGCCAGCCGCACCAGAAGCGGGACGACGTCTCCGGTTCGGGTGGTTACACCCACAAGACGATCTGGGCGTCCAACGCCAAGGGGCTGCACAACCTCTTCAAGCTGTCCTCGGACGCCTACGCCGAGGGCTGGCTGCAGAAGTGGCCGCGCATGGACAAGGAGACCATCTCCCAGTGGTCCGAGGGACTGATCGCGTCCACCGGCTGCCCCTCGGGCGAGGTGCAGACCCGGCTGCGGCTCGGACAGTTCGACGAGGCCGTCCAGGCGGCCTCCGACTACAAGGACATCTTCGGCGAGGGCAAGTACTTCCTGGAGCTGATGGACCACGGCATCGAGATCGAGCGCCGGGTCCGTGACGGGCTCCTCGAAATCGGCAAGAAGCTGAACATCCCGCCGCTCGTGACGAACGACTCGCACTACACCTACGCCAGCGAGGCGACCGCGCACGACGCCCTGCTCTGCATCCAGACCGGCAAGAACCTCTCCGACCCGGACCGCTTCCGCTTCGACGGCACCGGCTACTACCTCAAGACGACGGACGAGATGTACGCCGTCGACTCCTCGGACGCCTGGCAGGAGGGCTGCGCGAACACCCTGCTGGTCGCGCAGCAGATCGACACCACGGGGATGTTCGAGAAGCGCGACCTGATGCCGAAGTTCGACATCCCGGACGGCTTCACGGAGATCACCTGGTTCCAGGAGGAGGTCCGGGTCGGGATGAACCGCCGCTTCCCGGGCGGGGTCCCCGAGGACCGGCAGAAGCAGGTCGAGTACGAGATGGACATCATCATCCAGATGGGGTTCCCGGGGTACTTCCTGGTCGTCGCCGACTTCATCATGTGGGCCAAGAACAACGGCATCGCGGTCGGCCCGGGCCGAGGCTCCGCCGCCGGTTCGATCGTCTCGTACGCGATGGGCATCACCGACCTCGACCCGATCGAGCACGGACTGATCTTCGAGCGCTTCCTCAACCCCGAGCGCGTCTCCATGCCGGATGTCGACATCGACTTCGACGAGCGCAGGCGCGTCGAGGTGATCAGGTACGTCACCGAGAAGTACGGCGCCGACAAGGTCGCCATGATCGGCACCTACGGCAAGATCAAGGCCAAGAACGCGATCAAGGACTCGGCCCGCGTCCTCGGCTACCCGTACGCCATGGGCGACCGGCTCACCAAGGCCATGCCCGCCGACGTCCTCGGCAAGGGCATCGACCTCAACGGCATCACGGACCCCAAGCACCCGCGCTACAGCGAGGCCGGCGAGATCCGGGGGATGTACGAGAACGAGCCGGACGTCCGGAAGGTCATCGACACCGCGAAGGGCGTCGAGGGCCTGGTCCGGCAGATGGGCGTGCACGCCGCGGGCGTCATCATGTCCAGCGAGCCGATCGTCGACCACGCGCCGATCTGGGTGCGGCACACCGACGGCGTGACGATCACGCAGTGGGACTACCCCCAGTGCGAGTCGCTCGGCCTGCTCAAGATGGACTTCCTGGGCCTGCGCAACCTGACGATCATGGACGACGCCATCAAGATGGTGAAGGCCAACAAGGGCATCGACCTGGAGATGCTGGCGCTGCCGCTGGACGACCCCAAGACGTACGAGCTGCTCTGCCGGGGTGACACGCTCGGCGTGTTCCAGTTCGACGGCGGGCCGATGCGCTCCCTGCTGCGCCAGATGCAGCCCGACAACTTCGAGGACATCTCCGCCGTCTCGGCCCTGTACCGGCCGGGCCCGATGGGCATGAACTCGCACACGAACTACGCCGAGCGCAAGAACGGCCGCCAGGAGATCACTCCGATCCACCCGGAGCTGGAGGAGCCGCTCAAGGAGGTCCTCGGCCTCACCTACGGCCTGATCGTGTACCAGGAGCAGGTGCAGAAGGCCGCCCAGATCGTCGCCGGGTACTCGCTCGGCGAGGCCGACATCCTGCGCCGCGTGATGGGCAAGAAGAAGGCCGACGAGCTGGCGAAGAACTTCGTCCTGTTCGAGGCGGGCGCCAAGAAGAACGGCTTCTCCGACGCCGCGATCAAGGCCCTGTGGGACGTGCTGGTCCCCTTCGCCGGATACGCCTTCAACAAGGCGCACTCCTCCGCGTACGGCCTGGTCACCTACTGGACCGGATACCTGAAGGCGAACTACCCCGCCGAGTACATGGCGGCGCTGCTCACCTCGGTCAAGGACGACAAGGACAAGTCGGCGGTCTACCTCAACGAGTGCCGCCGCATGGGCATCAAGGTGCTCCCGCCGAACGTCAACGAGTCGGAGTCGAACTTCGCCGCACAGGGTGACGACGTCATCCTCTTCGGGCTGACGGCCATCCGTAACGTCGGTCAGAACGTCGTCGACTCGATCATCCGGTGCCGCAAGGCGAAGGGGAAGTACAGCAGCTTCCCCGACTTCCTCGACAAGGTCGAGGCCGTCGTCTGCAACAAGCGGACCGTGGAGTCGCTGATCAAGGCCGGCGCCTTCGACGAGATGGGTCACACCCGCAAGGGCCTCGTCGCCCACCACGAGCCCATGATCGACAACGTGGTGCAGGTCAAGCGCAAGGAGGCCGAGGGGCAGTTCGACCTCTTCGGCGGCGGTGAGGAGGACAGCGACGAGCCGGGCTTCGGGCTCGACGTGGAGTTCTCCGACATCGAGTGGGAGAAGTCCTATCTGCTGGCCCAGGAGCGCGAGATGCTCGGGCTCTACGTCTCCGACCACCCGCTCTTCGGCATCGAGCACGTGCTGAGCGACAAGTCCGACGCGGCGATCTCGCAGCTCACCGGCGGGGAGCACAGCGACGGCGCGATCGTCACCATCGGCGGCATCATCTCCGGCCTCCAGCGCAAGATGACCAAGCAGGGCAACGCCTGGGCCATCGCCACCGTCGAGGACCTGGCCGGTTCGATCGAGTGCATGTTCTTCCCGGCCACCTACCAGCTGGTCTCCACCCAGCTCGTCGAGGACACCGTCGTCTTCGTCAAGGGACGCCTCGACAAGCGCGAGGACGTGCCCCGCCTCGTCGCCATGGAGATGCAGGTCCCCGACATCTCGAACGCGGGCACCAACGCCCCCGTGGTCCTGACCATCCCCACCGTCAAGATCACCCCGCCCATGGTCAGCCGGCTCGGCGAGGTGCTCAGCAGTCACCGTGGCGACACCGAGGTGCGGATCAGGCTCCAGGGCCCCCGCAAGACCACGGTGCTCCGGCTCGACCGGCACCGGGTGAAGGCCGACCCGGCGCTCTTCGGTGACCTGAAGGTGCTGCTCGGCCCGTCCTGTCTGGCCGGCTGA
- a CDS encoding DUF2252 domain-containing protein: protein MSETQTGAVQRGEQILEVFDTAFGELLAADPAAFRVKFRKMAGSAFAFYRGTACLFYNDLERERHGGPYLDERTGRVWIHGDLHAENFGTYMDANGRLVFNVNDFDEAYVGPFTWDLKRFAASVALIGYAKALGDDQITELVRVYAAAYRERIHALATGAKNDEVPPFTLDTADGPLLGALRDARALTRFSLLDSMTVIRDFERRFAEGGGSIDLDAATRYKVLAAFDGYLETLPESSLTRPDSYRVKDVVGRRGIGIGSAGLPSYNILLEGNSDALENDVVIYLKQAQTPAVSRHITDAAVRNYFQHEGHRTVISQRALQAHADPWLGWTELDGAGQLVAEVSPYAVDLDWSDIDEPEEIAAVVADLGRATATMHSAADDESGHSLVPFSTERAIDAAIAADEEGFGDLLVDFAHSYGARARADHQIFVDLFRNGRIPGL, encoded by the coding sequence ATGTCGGAAACGCAGACCGGCGCAGTGCAGCGCGGGGAGCAGATCCTCGAGGTCTTCGACACCGCTTTCGGTGAGCTGCTGGCCGCCGATCCGGCTGCCTTCCGCGTGAAGTTCCGCAAGATGGCGGGCTCCGCGTTCGCCTTCTACCGGGGCACGGCCTGTCTCTTCTACAACGACCTGGAGCGGGAGCGGCACGGCGGCCCGTATCTCGACGAGCGCACCGGCCGGGTGTGGATCCACGGCGATCTCCACGCGGAGAACTTCGGCACGTACATGGACGCCAACGGGCGCCTGGTCTTCAACGTGAACGACTTCGACGAGGCCTATGTCGGCCCGTTCACCTGGGACCTCAAGCGCTTCGCCGCCTCCGTCGCCCTGATCGGTTACGCGAAGGCCCTGGGCGACGACCAGATCACCGAGCTCGTCCGGGTCTACGCGGCGGCCTACCGCGAGCGGATCCACGCGCTGGCGACGGGCGCGAAGAACGACGAGGTGCCCCCGTTCACGCTGGACACCGCCGATGGGCCGCTCCTGGGCGCCCTGCGGGACGCCCGGGCGCTGACCCGGTTCTCGCTGCTGGACTCGATGACGGTGATCCGTGACTTCGAGCGCCGGTTCGCGGAGGGCGGCGGCTCGATCGACCTCGACGCGGCGACGCGCTACAAGGTCCTCGCCGCGTTCGACGGTTATCTGGAGACGCTGCCGGAGTCGAGCCTGACCCGTCCGGACTCGTACCGGGTCAAGGACGTCGTCGGCAGGCGCGGGATCGGCATCGGATCGGCCGGGCTGCCCTCGTACAACATCCTTCTGGAGGGCAACAGCGACGCCCTGGAGAACGATGTCGTGATCTATCTCAAGCAGGCCCAGACGCCCGCCGTCTCCCGGCACATCACGGACGCGGCGGTACGGAACTACTTCCAGCACGAGGGGCACCGCACGGTGATCTCGCAGCGCGCGCTCCAGGCGCACGCCGACCCGTGGCTGGGCTGGACCGAGCTGGACGGGGCCGGTCAGCTGGTCGCCGAGGTCTCGCCGTACGCGGTCGACCTGGACTGGTCCGACATCGACGAGCCCGAGGAGATCGCGGCGGTCGTCGCCGACCTCGGCCGGGCGACGGCGACGATGCACTCCGCCGCGGACGACGAGAGCGGCCACTCGCTGGTGCCGTTCTCCACCGAGCGAGCGATCGACGCGGCGATCGCGGCGGACGAGGAGGGCTTCGGGGACCTGCTGGTGGACTTCGCCCACAGCTACGGGGCCCGGGCGCGCGCGGACCACCAGATCTTCGTGGACCTCTTCCGCAACGGCCGCATCCCGGGGCTGTAA
- a CDS encoding ABC transporter permease, whose protein sequence is MTAPLTPPHQPSPHDPWQKPPEGGGSGGSHLGTLLRSPEEGDLRTELRRAALVAVAVTVAGLALGLLWLWLAPRIPLVSDDTAVFLSDSEGEEAIGADGTFALLALAFGAVSAGLVFWFHRKGGIALVVALAVGGVLGSLVAWQLGTRLGPTDDVVAHAREVGKGVIFDAPLELHAKGALLAWSLAAMAVHLGLTAAFGPRDPEPEWGVYGGPSGGVPFGPAPSGPAPSGPAPSGHAPSSSPSPEDGPPQPGPSA, encoded by the coding sequence GTGACAGCACCTCTGACGCCGCCGCACCAGCCCTCGCCCCACGACCCGTGGCAGAAGCCGCCGGAAGGGGGCGGTTCCGGCGGCTCCCACCTCGGAACCCTGTTGCGGTCGCCGGAGGAGGGGGATCTCCGTACGGAACTGCGCCGGGCGGCGCTCGTCGCCGTCGCCGTGACGGTCGCCGGTCTTGCGCTCGGGCTGCTCTGGCTGTGGCTGGCGCCGCGCATTCCGCTGGTCTCCGACGACACGGCCGTCTTCCTCAGCGACAGCGAGGGCGAGGAGGCGATCGGTGCCGACGGCACGTTCGCGCTGCTCGCGCTGGCTTTCGGCGCGGTGTCGGCGGGGCTGGTCTTCTGGTTCCACCGGAAGGGCGGGATCGCCCTCGTGGTGGCGCTCGCGGTGGGCGGCGTACTCGGCTCGCTCGTGGCGTGGCAGCTCGGCACCCGGCTGGGGCCGACCGACGACGTGGTCGCGCACGCGCGCGAGGTCGGCAAGGGTGTGATCTTCGACGCGCCGCTGGAGCTGCATGCGAAGGGGGCGTTGCTGGCGTGGTCGTTGGCGGCGATGGCCGTGCATCTGGGGTTGACGGCGGCGTTCGGGCCTCGGGATCCGGAGCCGGAGTGGGGGGTGTACGGGGGGCCTTCGGGGGGCGTGCCGTTTGGGCCCGCGCCGTCTGGGCCCGCGCCGTCCGGGCCTGCGCCGTCTGGGCACGCGCCGTCGTCCTCGCCCTCGCCCGAGGACGGGCCGCCGCAGCCCGGTCCGTCTGCGTGA
- a CDS encoding ABC transporter ATP-binding protein, whose amino-acid sequence MCAVRDLVRTYPAARGRRGTPATPEVRATDGVSLDIRRGEIFGLLGPNGAGKSTLVRQLTGLMRPDSGSVDMLGHDLVRHPERASRLIGYLGQESTALDELTVGLAAETTGRLRGLPVREARAERDAVLGELGLGELVGRPLKKLSGGQRRLACVAAALVGERPVLILDEPTTGMDPVARRAVWAAVDRRRAERGATVLLVTHNVIEAETVLDRVAVMERGRIIACDTPAGLKERVAGEVRVELVWRERAPLDVPEVAALRASAQESGRRWVLRLGPDEARAAVAAVTGGAAFAALDDFTLATPSLEDVYLALGGDAAKGLVKA is encoded by the coding sequence GTGTGCGCGGTGCGTGATCTGGTCAGGACCTACCCCGCGGCCCGGGGCCGGCGCGGTACCCCCGCCACACCCGAGGTACGTGCCACCGACGGAGTCAGCCTGGACATCCGGCGCGGCGAGATCTTCGGTCTGCTCGGCCCCAACGGTGCCGGCAAATCCACACTCGTACGACAGCTCACCGGACTGATGCGGCCCGACTCGGGCAGCGTCGACATGCTGGGACACGACCTCGTCCGCCACCCGGAACGGGCCTCCCGGCTGATCGGCTACCTCGGACAGGAGTCGACCGCGCTCGACGAGCTGACCGTCGGACTCGCCGCCGAGACCACCGGACGGCTGCGCGGCCTGCCCGTGCGCGAGGCCCGTGCCGAGCGTGACGCGGTGCTCGGCGAGCTCGGCCTCGGCGAACTCGTTGGACGTCCCCTGAAGAAGCTCTCCGGCGGACAGCGACGGCTCGCCTGTGTCGCGGCCGCGCTGGTCGGGGAGCGACCGGTCCTCATCCTCGACGAGCCGACGACCGGCATGGACCCCGTCGCCCGGCGCGCCGTCTGGGCCGCCGTCGACCGGCGGCGTGCCGAACGTGGTGCGACGGTGCTGCTGGTCACCCATAACGTCATCGAGGCCGAGACCGTCCTCGACCGGGTCGCCGTCATGGAACGCGGCAGGATCATCGCCTGCGACACCCCGGCCGGGCTCAAGGAACGGGTCGCGGGCGAGGTCCGGGTGGAACTCGTGTGGCGCGAGCGGGCGCCGCTGGACGTGCCCGAGGTCGCCGCCCTCCGGGCGTCCGCGCAGGAGTCCGGGCGCCGCTGGGTGCTGCGCCTCGGGCCCGACGAGGCGCGCGCGGCGGTCGCCGCCGTGACCGGTGGCGCGGCCTTCGCCGCACTCGACGACTTCACCCTGGCGACCCCCAGCCTGGAGGACGTCTATCTGGCGCTCGGCGGGGACGCGGCCAAGGGACTGGTGAAGGCATGA
- a CDS encoding ABC transporter permease produces MTSIVPAEAVSGGAGQTGRAGQRAPHGLSGPAGDDDAPGPSPAPLAPRARLFPSLAAVYRAQLSRARVARIPLLFVATFQSIGIMVLMRGVVDGGSEARAVVAGSSVLVVAFVALNLLAQYFGQLRAGGGLDHYATLPVPPAAVVLGAAGAYASFTVPGTIVTAVAGSILFGLPMTHLWVLVAVIPLSGAALAGLGAALGLLAPRQELATLLGQLGMSAALLLGVLPAARLPEPIGWARDLLPSTYGVEALSRSFDAHPDWAVVALDLAVCAVVGVLSLAVATWAYRRAAVR; encoded by the coding sequence GTGACGAGCATCGTTCCTGCGGAAGCGGTGTCCGGGGGCGCCGGGCAGACGGGCCGTGCGGGGCAGAGAGCGCCCCACGGCCTGTCCGGTCCGGCCGGTGACGACGACGCACCGGGCCCTTCGCCCGCGCCGCTCGCGCCGCGCGCCCGGCTCTTCCCCTCGCTCGCCGCGGTCTACCGCGCCCAGCTGTCCCGGGCCCGGGTCGCCCGCATCCCTCTGCTCTTCGTGGCGACCTTCCAGTCCATCGGGATCATGGTCCTGATGCGCGGGGTCGTCGACGGGGGCTCCGAGGCCCGTGCCGTGGTGGCCGGATCCAGTGTCCTGGTCGTCGCCTTCGTCGCGCTGAACCTGCTCGCCCAGTACTTCGGGCAGCTCCGGGCCGGCGGCGGACTCGACCACTACGCCACCCTGCCGGTGCCGCCCGCCGCCGTGGTACTCGGCGCGGCCGGGGCGTACGCCTCCTTCACCGTGCCCGGCACGATCGTGACGGCCGTGGCCGGCAGCATCCTGTTCGGGCTGCCGATGACCCACCTGTGGGTGCTCGTCGCCGTCATCCCGCTCTCCGGGGCCGCCCTCGCCGGACTCGGCGCCGCCCTCGGGCTGCTCGCTCCGAGGCAGGAACTCGCGACCCTGCTGGGACAGCTCGGCATGTCCGCGGCGCTGCTGCTGGGCGTGCTCCCCGCGGCCCGGCTGCCGGAGCCGATCGGCTGGGCGCGCGATCTGCTGCCCTCCACGTACGGTGTCGAGGCGCTCTCCCGGTCCTTCGACGCCCACCCGGACTGGGCCGTCGTCGCCCTCGACCTCGCCGTCTGCGCCGTCGTGGGCGTCCTCTCGCTCGCTGTGGCGACCTGGGCGTACCGCAGGGCAGCGGTCCGGTGA